Sequence from the Streptomyces sp. NBC_00358 genome:
ACACCGCGCCGGACGCGCAGATCCTCGTCACCTGGGCCTACTACCTCGGCTTCGGACAGCAGCCGCGTGACTTCGCCCAGTCGGCGGCCTACGGCATGCTGCTGCTGGCCATCCTGATCGTCTTCACCTCCTTCTACCGCCGCTGGCTGAACCGCAATGACCAGCAGCTCGCGATCTGAGGCAGGAGTCTCCATGAGCACCACCACACTTCAGACGCCTCCGGCCGAGCAGGCTCCCGGTAACGACGAGCCGCCCCGCCCGGCGCGCAAGCGCGGCCGGCGCGGCCTCGCAGGCAGCCTCGCCTCGCACGGCATCCTGACCTTCGCGAGCCTGGTCGCGCTGTTCCCGATCGCCTGGCTCGTCTTCCTGTCCCTGGGACCGGGCGAGGACGACTACCTGCACCCCGGACGCATCTGGCACACGATGACGTTCGGCAACTACTCCTTCGTGCTCCAGCACACGAACTTCTTCGAGTGGATGAAGAGTTCGCTCATCGTGTCGCTCGGCACCACGGTCATCGGCGTGATGGTCGCCGCCACCACCGGCTACGCGGTCTCACGCATGCGCTTCCCCGGCTACAAGAAGTTCATGTGGGTCCTGCTGGTCACCCAGATGTTCCCGATCGCCGTGCTGATCGTGCCGATGTACCAGATCCTCTCGGACCTCCAGCTCATCGACTCGTACTTCGGCCTGATCCTCGTCTACTGCTCGACGGCGGTGCCCTACAGCGCCTGGCTGCTCAAGGGCTACTTCGACACCATCCCGTTCGAGATCGACGAGGCCGGCCGCGTCGACGGACTGAGCCCCTTCGGCACCTTCTTCCGGCTGATCCTGCCGCTCGCCAAGCCGGGCCTCGCGGTGGCCGCCTTCTACAACTTCATCACCGCGTTCGGTGAGGTCGCCTTCGCCTCGACGTTCATGCTGGACGACTCGAAGTACACCTTCGCCGTCGGACTCCAGAGCTTCGTCAGCGAGCACGACGCGCAGCGCAACCTCATGGCGGCCACCGCCGTGCTGGTCGCGATACCCGTCTCCCTCTTCTTCTACCTGGTGCAGAAGAACCTGGTGACCGGACTCACCGCGGGCGGCACGAAGGGCTGATCCGTAAGGACGCCCCCAGAACGCCCGAAGACTCCCGCGCGCTCCAAGCGCGCGGGTGGCGGCTGCGGTGCCCATCCGACCCCGCCGGTACCGCGGCCGCCTCATTCCTCTGCCCCGACACCCCTCGCCCCGAAGCCTCTCGCCCCGTGCTCCCGGCCTCGCGTGAGCAGGGGTCTGCCCCCACAGCCGAATTCCTCCCCACGCCCGACCGCGCTCGGACACGGGGACCCTCATCGCATCAAGGACGCCATGAGCCAGCACTCCGCCGACCAGGCCCCGAACTCCGTTCTCGCCACCGTCGCCGCGCATCGCGACTGGTGGCGCGACGCGGTGATCTACCAGGTCTATCCGCGCAGCTTCGCCGACAGCAACGGCGACGGCATGGGCGACCTGGAGGGCGTACGTTCCCGACTCCCGTACCTGCGCGACCTCGGCGTCGACGCCGTGTGGCTCAGCCCCTTCTACGCCTCGCCGCAGGCCGACGCCGGCTACGACGTGGCGGACTACCGGGCCGTCGACCCGATGTTCGGCAACCTGCTGGACGCCGACGCGCTGATCCGCGACGCCCACGGCCTGGGCCTGCGGATCATCGTCGACCTCGTGCCCAACCACTCCTCGGACCAGCACGAGTGGTTCAAGCGCGCGCTGCGCGAGGGCCCCGGCTCCTCACTGCGCGACCGCTACCACTTCAAGCCGGGCAAGGGCGAGAACGGCGAACTGCCGCCCAACGACTGGGAGTCCATCTTCGGCGGCCCGGCCTGGACCCGGGTCACCGAGCCGGACGGCACCGCGGGCGAGTGGTACCTGCACCTCTTCGCGCCCGAGCAGCCCGACTTCAACTGGGAACACCCGGCCGTGGGTGACGAGTTCCGCTCGATCCTGCGGTTCTGGCTGGACATGGGCGTCGACGGCTTCCGTATCGACGTCGCGCACGGCATGGTCAAGGCGGAGGGTCTGCCCGACCTCGGCGACCACGACCAGCTGAAACTGCTGGGCAACGATGTCATGCCGTTCTTCGACCAGGACGGCGTGCACGACATCTACCGGCAGTGGCGCACGATCCTCGACGAGTACTCGGGCGAGCGTATCTTCGTCGCCGAGGCGTGGACGCCCACGATCGAGCGCACCGCCAACTACGTGCGCCCCGACGAGCTGCACCAGGCCTTCAACTTCCAGTACCTGGGCACCCATTGGGACGCGGCGGAGCTGCGCTCCGTGATCGACCGCACGCTCGACGCGATGCGCCCGGTCGGCGCCCCCTCCACCTGGGTGCTGTCCAACCACGATGTGACCCGGCACGCCACCCGGTTCGCCAACGAGGCCGGCCTCGGCACCCAGATCCGCACCGCGGGCGACCGGGAGCTCGGTCTGCGCCGGGCCCGCGCGGCGAGCCTGCTGATGCTGGCCCTGCCCGGCTCCGCCTACGTCTACCAGGGCGAGGAGCTCGGCCTGCCCGACGTCGTCGACCTGCCGGACGAGGCGCGCCAGGACCCCGCCTTCTTCCGGGGCGCGGGACAGGACGGCTTCCGTGACGGCTGCCGGGTGCCGATCCCGTGGACCCGCGCCGGCTCGTCGTACGGCTTCGGCGACGGCGGAAGCTGGCTGCCGCAGCCCGCCGAGTGGGCCGAGCTGAGTGTCGAGGCCCAGACCGGCGTGGCGGGTTCCACCCTGGAGCTGTACCGCGACGCGCTCGCCGTCCGGCGCGAGCGCGCCGACCTCGGCGCGGGCGACACCGTCACCTGGCTGACGGCCCCGGAGGGCGTTCTCGCCTTCCGGCGCGGCGAGTTCGTCTGCACCGCGAACACCGGGAGCGAGGCCGTGACCGTCCCCGCCCACGGCCGGGTGCTCGTCGCCAGCGGCGAGGTGACCCTGTCGCAGGACGGCGAGGCGAAGCTGCCCGCCGACACGACCGTGTGGTGGGCGGTCTGACCCACACGTGAGCGGTGCTCCGGTCCTGACCACCGGAGCACCGCTCGCCTGCCGGGCGTCCCGGCCTTGGCGTGAGTGGTGCTCCGGTCCTGACCGCCGGAGCACCCTTCACCTGTTGGCCGGCCCGACCCGTGCGAGAGCGGTGCTCCGGGACCTGACGGCCGGAGCACCGCTTCCGTGTGCGGCCCCTTACTTCCAGGTGTCGCCGACCGAGTACGCGGCGCCCGAGCCGGTGGTGTAGGCCCGGTTGTCCCCGGACTCCCAGGTCACCGCGCCCGAGGCGTCCTTCTTGATGTACTTGTACGTGAACGACGTCGACTTGGGCACGATCACCGGCCGGCCCCAGTACGGGTACGACGCCGAGGACAGCGGGATCGCGTCGGCGGTGTTCCAGGAGCCGAGCGAGGGGACCGACCCGACGACGTACACGTTGGTGCCGTAGACGGTGGTCGCGGTCACTCCGAAGGTCAGGTCCGTCGCGTCGGCGTCGGCCACGTTCCAGGAGTTGTCGGCCGCGACGGCCGCCGTGCCGGTGGTGAGGGTCCGGTTGGCGTTGGACTCCCAGGTGACGTTCCCCGAGGAGTCCTTCTTGATGTACTTGTACGTGATCGTGCTGTTCGCCGGCACCGGGACGTCCGTCTTCCAGACCGGATAGCCGGACGAGGACAGCTTCACCGCGCTCGCCGTGTTCCAGCCGCCCAGCGCGGCCACCGAACCGACCACGTACACGTTCGTTCCGGAGCCGGTCGACGCGTACTCGCCGAACGTGGCCGTGACCGTGCCCGGATCGGTGCCGCCACCGCCGCCGCCACCGCAGTCGACGGTGCAGACGTAGGCCGGGTCGTAGAACGCGACGGCGCCCTTGGCGGGCACGGTCAGTGAGGCCTTGCCGCCGGTGACCGTGACCGAGGTGGCACCGCCGTCGATCACGTTCGGGTAGGTGCCGTCGGCGAGACCGGTCGTGTACGTGTACGTGTTGGCGCCCGAGCTGTTGTTGATGGCCACGAACCCGGCGCCGCCCCGGCCGAAGCCGATCACATTGGACGCGGGGGACTGCCAGTTGGCCACGGAGTACCCGGCGGCCGCGTTGTGCCAGCCGATCATGCCGGAGACCGCGGTGTCGCGGTCCAGGCAGTACCAGCCGGAGGCGCAGTCGGTGTCGGTGACGAAGCCGCCGCCCGAGTTCGGCGGGGCCTGGTCGCTCTGGCTGAAGGTCCAGCCGGCGTAGACGGACGGCCTGCCGTAACCGCGCGCCAGCTGGAAGACGTTGGCGAGCACGGCGGTGGCGCCGTCCTTGTAGCTGAGGGAGTAGCCGTTGCGCTCGGTGTCGTGGTTGGTGACGAAGGTGTTGGAGTTCGCCTCGGCGGCCAGTCCCCAACTGCTCCCGAAGCTCGACAGGTTGGTGATGTCGCCCTGGAACTGGGCCTTGATCTGCGAGGCGAAGGTGAAGTCGAGGACGTCACCGGTGCCGTAGTACTCGTCGGTCGAGGGCGGGGTGCCGGGGTAGACCTCTTGGGTGATGTACGGCGCCGAGCCCGAGGTCGTGGTGTGCAGTCCGGCGACGATGGCGCTCAGGTCGGCGGCCTCGATGTGCTTGGCCGCGTCGATCCGGAAGCCGTCGACGCCCAGGTCGATCTGCTGGTTCAGAAATCCGGTGATCTTCGTGCGGACGCCGCTCTCGGCGGTGTCCAGGTCGGGCAGGCCGAGCAGTTCGCAGTGCTGGACCTGGTAGCGGTTGGTCCAGTCGGTGATCGTCGTGGTGCAGTCGTCGCTGTCGGCCGGGTCGTAGTCCGGGGTGTCGTACTTGTTGGTGATGACCGTTCCGTTGTAGCCGGTGCCGGTCTGCGCGGCGGTGTGGTTGATCACCGCGTCGGTGTAGACCTTGATGCCGGCCGCGTGACACGTGTCGACCATGGCCTTGAAGCCCGCCGCCGTGCCGAAGCGGCTGTTCAGGTTGTAGGAGTAGGGCTGATAGACGTCCCACCAGTAGTAGTTGGACTGCTTCAGCGACTCGGCGGGCGGGGCCACCTGGACCGCTCCGTACCCGGCCGGGTCGAGGACGTTCGTACACTCGGACGCGACCGACTTCCAGTTCCATTCCCACAGGTTGGCGATCACATCGCCGTTGGCTACACCGGTGTCCGCCGCCGCTGCCTGCTGGGCGGGCAGCGCGGCCAGTCCGCCGAGCGCCAGCGCGACGGTCACCAGCAGTCGGGAAACCCTTCTTCGTCGTAAAGCCATCGGGGGTTCGGCTCCTCTCCGGATCCGGTCGGCACGTCCGCGGGGCGCGGCGAGCCGACCCGTGTGGAGCGTGGGACCCCTGAAGGGGGCGCGTCAATAAGGGAGTTGGAAGTTCTTTCGACATCTTGCTGAAACTTGATTGCAAGCGGTACGTTCCGATCCCCCCACCCGCACGACGAAGTGCAGGAGTACCCACACATGGCAAGGAAAACGCTTGCCGCCTCGTTCGCCCTCGTGGCGGGCCTGGCGGTCTCGGTGACCGTTCCCCCCGGCTCGGCGGCGGCCTCGCCGCCCGGCACCAAGGACGTCACCGCCGTCCTGTTCGAGTGGAAATTCGACTCGGTCGCCAAGGAATGCACCAGCACGCTGGGCCCCGCCGGATACGGCTACGTCCAGGTGTCCCCGCCCGCCGAGCACATACAGGGCTCGCAGTGGTGGACCTCGTACCAGCCCGTGAGCTACAAGATCGCCGGCCGGCTCGGCGACGCCACCTCCTTCAAGAACATGGTCAGCACCTGTCACGCGGCCGGTGTGAAGGTCGTGACGGACACCGTCATCAACCACATGTCCGCCGGATCCGGCACCGGCACCGGCGGCTCTTCGTACACGAAGTACAACTACCCGGGCCTCTACTCGTCCGCCGACATGGACGACTGCACGGCCACCATCAGCGACTACACCAACCGCGCCAACGTCCAGAACTGCGAACTCGTCGGTCTCGCCGACCTGGACACCGGTGAGGAGTACGTCCGGGCGACCATCGCCGGCTACATGAACACCCTCCTCGGCTACGGCGTCGACGGGTTCCGCATCGACGCCGCCAAGCACATCCCTGCGGCCGACCTGGCCAACATCAAGTCCCGGCTGAGCAATCCGTCCGTCTACTGGAAGCAGGAGGTCATCTACGGCTCGGGCGAGGCCGTCCAGCCCACCGAGTACACCGGCAACGGCGACGTCCAGGAGTTCCGCTATGCCTACGACCTCAAGCGGGTCTTCAACAACGAGAACCTCGCCTACCTGAAGAACTACGGCGAGGGCTGGGGCTACATGAGCAGCTCGGTCGCGGCCGTCTTCGTCGACAACCACGACACCGAGCGCAACGGCTCGACGCTCAACTACAAGGACGGGGCGAACTACACGCTCGCCAACGTCTTCATGCTCGCGTACCCCTACGGCGCCCCCGACATCAACTCCGGCTACGAGTGGTCCGACGCGGACGCCGGACCGCCCAACGGCGGTACCGTCAATGCCTGTTGGCAGGACGGGTGGAAGTGCCAGCACGCCTGGCCGGAGATCAAGTCGATGGTCGCCTTCCGCAACGCCACCCGCGGGCAGGCCCTCAGCAACTGGTGGGACAACGGCGGTGACGCCATCGCCTTCGGCCGTGGCAGCCAGGGCTTCGTGGCCATCAACCACGAGACGTCCTCGCTGAGCCGGACGTATAGCACCTCGCTCGCCGCGGGGACCTACTGCAACGTCCAGAACAACACCAGTGTCACGGTGAACAGTTCAGGCCAGTTCACGGCGACGCTGGGTGCCAACACGGCCCTTGCCATCTACGCGGGCAAGTCCAGCTGCTGAAAAGTCTTTCCGCACGTTGCAAGACTCTTGCTGTAAACCTTGCGTGAGCGATACGGTCACGCGGGCGTTCGGCATCGTGGCCGAAACGCTGCGCGGGGTCGGACCCGAGTACGCCGTAATCGCTAGGAGTTCACAGCTGTGGACCTGATACCGAGAGGGGCGGCGAGCCGCATCGGCCGCCCCAGGCTGCGCGCAGCCGTCCTCGCCGCCGCACTGGCCGTATCGCTTGCGCAACCCATCGCGGCGCGGGCCCAGACCCCGCCCGCACCGCCGTCGGACGCGAAGCTCGCCGCCGAGCCGACGCGGCACGACTCCACCCGTGACCAGTTCTACTTCGTGATGCCGGACCGCTTCGCCAACGGCGACACGTCCAACGACGAGGGCGGACTGACCGGTTCCCGCCTGTCGACCGGCTACGACCCCACCGACAAGGGCTTCTACCAGGGCGGTGACCTCAAGGGCCTGACGAAGCGGCTCGACTACATCAAGGGCCTCGGCACCACCGCCATCTGGATGGCGCCGATCTTCAAGAACCAGCCGGTCCAGGGCACCGGCAAGGACGCCTCGGCCGGCTACCACGGCTACTGGATCACGGACTTCACCAAGGTCGACCCGCACTTCGGCACCAACAAGGACCTGTCGACCCTGATCTCCAAGGCCCACGCCAAGGGCATGAAGGTCTTCTTCGACGTCATCACCAACCACACGGCCGATGTCGTCGACTACAAGGAGCAGTCCTACAACTACCTCTCCAAGGGCGCCTTCCCGTATCTCACCAAGGACGGGAAGCCGTTCGACGACGCGGACTACGCCGACGGCAGCCGCTCGTTCCCCTCCGTGGGCACCGGCTCCTTCCCCCGGACGCCGACGGTTCCCGCCGCGAAGAAGAACGTGAAGGTCCCGTCGTGGCTCAACGACACGACGATGTACTCCAACCGCGGAGACTCCACCTACGCCGGTGAGTCCACCACGTACGGCGACTTCTCCGGCCTCGACGACCTGTGGACCGAGCGTCCCGAGGTCGTCAGCGGCATGGAGAAGATCTACGAGCGGTGGGTGAAGGACTTCGGCATCGACGGCTTCCGGATCGACACCGTGAAGCACGTGAACATGGAGTTCTGGACGCAGTGGGCGACCGCCCTCGACGCGTACGCCGCCAAGCACGGGCGCAGGAACTTCTTCATGTTCGGCGAGGTCTACTCCGCCGACACGTCGATCACCTCGCCGTACGTCACGCAGGGCCGCCTCGACGCCACCCTCGACTTCCCCTTCCAGGACGCGGCCCGCACGTACGCCTCGCAGGGCGGCAGCGCGCAGAAGCTCGCGTCCCTGTTCGCGGACGACTACAAGTACACGACCGACAAGGCCAACGCCTACGAGCAGGTCACCTTCCTCGGCAACCACGACATGGGCCGCATCGGGTACTTCCTGAACCAGGACAACCCCAAGGCGACCGACGCCCAGTTGCTGAAGAAGGACAAGCTGGCCAACGAGCTGATGTTCCTCAGCCGCGGCAACCCCGTCGTCTACTACGGCGACGAGCAGGGCTTCACCGGTTCCGGCGGTGACAAGGACGCCCGCCAGACGATGTTCGCCTCCAAGGTCGCCGACTACCTCGACGACGACGAGATCGGCACCGACCGGACGCACGCCAGCGACGCGTACGACACGAGCGCACCGCTCTACGACGAGATCAGCGCTCTCTCCAAGCTGCGCAAGGAGAACCCGGCCCTCGCCGACGGAGTCCAGACCGAGCGGTACGCCGCGGACGGCGCCGGTGTGTACGCCTTCTCCCGCACGGACGCGAAGACCGGCACCGAGTACGTCGTCGCCCTGAACAACGCCGACGAGGCGAAGTCGGCCACGTTCGCGACGGGTTCGGCGGACATGGACTTCCGCGCCGTATACGGAACGTCCGCCTCGGTGAAGAGCGACGCGGACAAGAAGGTCACCGTCACCGTCCCGGCCGGTTCGGCGATCGTCCTCAAGGCCGCGGGCCGGCTCGCCGCCCCCGCGACCAAGCCGACGCTGACGCTGAAGGCCCCCGCCGCGGGCGCCACCGGCACCGTCGAGCTGTCGGCGGACGTCACCGGCGGACAGCTCGACCGGGTCGTCTTCGCCGCCCAGACCGGCAACGGCACCTGGCACACCCTCGGCTCCGCCGACCACGCCCCGTACAAGGTCACCCAGGCCATCGGCAAGGACGTACCGGCCGGAACCGCCCTGCGCTACAAGGCCGTCGTCATCGACTCGGCCGGTCACACGGCGAGCGCGACGGCGGAGTCCACCACCGGCACCGTCCCCGCCGCGGAGATCCCGGCCGCCTCCTCCCGCGACTACGCGGTCGTCCACTACAAGCGGACCGACGGCGACTACACCGACTGGCGCCTGTACGCCTGGGGCGACATCGCCGACGGCGAGTCCACCACCTGGCCGGCCGGACACGACTTCGTCGGCCGGGACGCCTACGGCGCCTTCGCCTACGTGAAGCTGAAGCCCGGAGCCTCCAGCGTGGGCTTCCTGGTCATCGACAAGGACGGCAACAAGGACGTCGCGAGCGACCGCACGATCGACGTCACGAAGACCGGCGAGGTCTGGGTCGAGCAGGGCAAGGACACCGTCCTCACCGAGCAGCCCGACCTGCCCGCCCAGGACAAGACCAAGGCCGTCGTCCACTACCACCGTGCCGACGGCGACTACGCCGGCTGGGGTCTGCACGTGTGGACCGGGGCCGCGACGCCCACGGACTGGACGAAGCCCCTGGAGCCGGTGCGGACCGACGCCTACGGCGCCGTCTACGAGGTGCCGCTCGCCGAGGGCGCGACCAGCCTCAGCTACATCCTCCACAAGGGCGACGACAAGGACCTGCCCACCGACCAGTC
This genomic interval carries:
- a CDS encoding sugar ABC transporter permease produces the protein MSTTTLQTPPAEQAPGNDEPPRPARKRGRRGLAGSLASHGILTFASLVALFPIAWLVFLSLGPGEDDYLHPGRIWHTMTFGNYSFVLQHTNFFEWMKSSLIVSLGTTVIGVMVAATTGYAVSRMRFPGYKKFMWVLLVTQMFPIAVLIVPMYQILSDLQLIDSYFGLILVYCSTAVPYSAWLLKGYFDTIPFEIDEAGRVDGLSPFGTFFRLILPLAKPGLAVAAFYNFITAFGEVAFASTFMLDDSKYTFAVGLQSFVSEHDAQRNLMAATAVLVAIPVSLFFYLVQKNLVTGLTAGGTKG
- a CDS encoding glycoside hydrolase family 13 protein, which translates into the protein MSQHSADQAPNSVLATVAAHRDWWRDAVIYQVYPRSFADSNGDGMGDLEGVRSRLPYLRDLGVDAVWLSPFYASPQADAGYDVADYRAVDPMFGNLLDADALIRDAHGLGLRIIVDLVPNHSSDQHEWFKRALREGPGSSLRDRYHFKPGKGENGELPPNDWESIFGGPAWTRVTEPDGTAGEWYLHLFAPEQPDFNWEHPAVGDEFRSILRFWLDMGVDGFRIDVAHGMVKAEGLPDLGDHDQLKLLGNDVMPFFDQDGVHDIYRQWRTILDEYSGERIFVAEAWTPTIERTANYVRPDELHQAFNFQYLGTHWDAAELRSVIDRTLDAMRPVGAPSTWVLSNHDVTRHATRFANEAGLGTQIRTAGDRELGLRRARAASLLMLALPGSAYVYQGEELGLPDVVDLPDEARQDPAFFRGAGQDGFRDGCRVPIPWTRAGSSYGFGDGGSWLPQPAEWAELSVEAQTGVAGSTLELYRDALAVRRERADLGAGDTVTWLTAPEGVLAFRRGEFVCTANTGSEAVTVPAHGRVLVASGEVTLSQDGEAKLPADTTVWWAV
- a CDS encoding carbohydrate-binding module family 20 domain-containing protein, with amino-acid sequence MALRRRRVSRLLVTVALALGGLAALPAQQAAAADTGVANGDVIANLWEWNWKSVASECTNVLDPAGYGAVQVAPPAESLKQSNYYWWDVYQPYSYNLNSRFGTAAGFKAMVDTCHAAGIKVYTDAVINHTAAQTGTGYNGTVITNKYDTPDYDPADSDDCTTTITDWTNRYQVQHCELLGLPDLDTAESGVRTKITGFLNQQIDLGVDGFRIDAAKHIEAADLSAIVAGLHTTTSGSAPYITQEVYPGTPPSTDEYYGTGDVLDFTFASQIKAQFQGDITNLSSFGSSWGLAAEANSNTFVTNHDTERNGYSLSYKDGATAVLANVFQLARGYGRPSVYAGWTFSQSDQAPPNSGGGFVTDTDCASGWYCLDRDTAVSGMIGWHNAAAGYSVANWQSPASNVIGFGRGGAGFVAINNSSGANTYTYTTGLADGTYPNVIDGGATSVTVTGGKASLTVPAKGAVAFYDPAYVCTVDCGGGGGGGTDPGTVTATFGEYASTGSGTNVYVVGSVAALGGWNTASAVKLSSSGYPVWKTDVPVPANSTITYKYIKKDSSGNVTWESNANRTLTTGTAAVAADNSWNVADADATDLTFGVTATTVYGTNVYVVGSVPSLGSWNTADAIPLSSASYPYWGRPVIVPKSTSFTYKYIKKDASGAVTWESGDNRAYTTGSGAAYSVGDTWK
- a CDS encoding alpha-amylase — translated: MARKTLAASFALVAGLAVSVTVPPGSAAASPPGTKDVTAVLFEWKFDSVAKECTSTLGPAGYGYVQVSPPAEHIQGSQWWTSYQPVSYKIAGRLGDATSFKNMVSTCHAAGVKVVTDTVINHMSAGSGTGTGGSSYTKYNYPGLYSSADMDDCTATISDYTNRANVQNCELVGLADLDTGEEYVRATIAGYMNTLLGYGVDGFRIDAAKHIPAADLANIKSRLSNPSVYWKQEVIYGSGEAVQPTEYTGNGDVQEFRYAYDLKRVFNNENLAYLKNYGEGWGYMSSSVAAVFVDNHDTERNGSTLNYKDGANYTLANVFMLAYPYGAPDINSGYEWSDADAGPPNGGTVNACWQDGWKCQHAWPEIKSMVAFRNATRGQALSNWWDNGGDAIAFGRGSQGFVAINHETSSLSRTYSTSLAAGTYCNVQNNTSVTVNSSGQFTATLGANTALAIYAGKSSC
- the pulA gene encoding pullulanase-type alpha-1,6-glucosidase — its product is MIPRGAASRIGRPRLRAAVLAAALAVSLAQPIAARAQTPPAPPSDAKLAAEPTRHDSTRDQFYFVMPDRFANGDTSNDEGGLTGSRLSTGYDPTDKGFYQGGDLKGLTKRLDYIKGLGTTAIWMAPIFKNQPVQGTGKDASAGYHGYWITDFTKVDPHFGTNKDLSTLISKAHAKGMKVFFDVITNHTADVVDYKEQSYNYLSKGAFPYLTKDGKPFDDADYADGSRSFPSVGTGSFPRTPTVPAAKKNVKVPSWLNDTTMYSNRGDSTYAGESTTYGDFSGLDDLWTERPEVVSGMEKIYERWVKDFGIDGFRIDTVKHVNMEFWTQWATALDAYAAKHGRRNFFMFGEVYSADTSITSPYVTQGRLDATLDFPFQDAARTYASQGGSAQKLASLFADDYKYTTDKANAYEQVTFLGNHDMGRIGYFLNQDNPKATDAQLLKKDKLANELMFLSRGNPVVYYGDEQGFTGSGGDKDARQTMFASKVADYLDDDEIGTDRTHASDAYDTSAPLYDEISALSKLRKENPALADGVQTERYAADGAGVYAFSRTDAKTGTEYVVALNNADEAKSATFATGSADMDFRAVYGTSASVKSDADKKVTVTVPAGSAIVLKAAGRLAAPATKPTLTLKAPAAGATGTVELSADVTGGQLDRVVFAAQTGNGTWHTLGSADHAPYKVTQAIGKDVPAGTALRYKAVVIDSAGHTASATAESTTGTVPAAEIPAASSRDYAVVHYKRTDGDYTDWRLYAWGDIADGESTTWPAGHDFVGRDAYGAFAYVKLKPGASSVGFLVIDKDGNKDVASDRTIDVTKTGEVWVEQGKDTVLTEQPDLPAQDKTKAVVHYHRADGDYAGWGLHVWTGAATPTDWTKPLEPVRTDAYGAVYEVPLAEGATSLSYILHKGDDKDLPTDQSLDLTANGHEVWLLNGQEKYLLPQPAGSAAALDLTTSKAVWIDRDTVAWNGSDAAVSTQLLSSHDGSIAVKDGGLTSDDERWLRLEKTTLTDAQKAKFPYLKTYTAWSVDPRDRARVRSALGGQLVASQRAANGAVLAATGVQIAGVLDDLYPATKAHLGPVFHHGVPTLSVWAPTAQSVHLDLDGSTVAMRRDDATGVWSVTGKKSWTNKPYRYVVKVWAPTVRKIVTNKVTDPYSVALTANSERSLVVDLDAKSLAPSGWSSLKKPEAVPLRDAQIQELHIRDFSVADKTVPAKDQGTYLAFTDKNSDGSKHLRKLAASGTSYVHLLPAFDIATIPEKKADQQRTDCDLASYAADSQKQQECVAKTAAKDAYNWGYDPYHYTVPEGSYATDPDGTGRTVEFRKMVKSLNQDGLRVVMDVVYNHTAASGQADTSVLDKVVPGYYQRLLADGSVANSTCCSNTATENAMMGKLVVDSIVTWAKEYKVDGFRFDLMGHQPKANILAVRKALDGLTPAKDGVDGKKIILYGEGWNFGEVADDARFVQATQKNMAGTGIATFSDRSRDAVRGGSPFDSDPGVQGFASGLYTDPNSSTANGTPAEQKARLLHYQDLIEVGLSGNLAAFHFTDSAGKEVKGSEVDYNGQPAGYAAAPGDALAYADAHDNESLYDALTYKLPATTSAADRARMQVLAMATATLSQGPSLSQAGSDLLRSKSLDRNSFDSGDWFNAIHWNCQDGNGFGRGLPMAADNTSKWPYATPLLTSVKVGCNQIDGTSAAFQDLQRIRTSEKVFSLSTAGQVQSKLSFPLSGKEETPGVITLRLGDLVIVFNATPEKQEQTVGSLAGTAYKLHPVQAKGSDSVVKSSSYAKGTGSFTVPARTVAVFTRTP